One genomic region from Opisthocomus hoazin isolate bOpiHoa1 chromosome Z, bOpiHoa1.hap1, whole genome shotgun sequence encodes:
- the KGD4 gene encoding alpha-ketoglutarate dehydrogenase component 4 isoform X1: MPVPGSLAAKGCRAARALWFRRGGRWPAAAFRAVPPQGEVQESLQASVTSLHASEAQQSVGGRSPPFQNISPVSRVRSAPDTSELARTLPQKYRRKLMSDEEIEYIQRGGPE; the protein is encoded by the exons ATGCCAGTGCCCGGGTCTCTGGCAGCgaagggctgcagggcagcccgcGCCCTTTGGTTCAGGAGAGGAGGACGCTGGCCGGCGGCTGCTTTCCGAGCCGTCCCTCCTCAAGGTGAAG TACAAGAATCTCTACAAGCAAGTGTGACATCTCTCCATGCTTCAGAGGCACAGCAGTCTGTAGGAGGCAGATCACCAccctttcaaaatatttcaccTGTCAGCAGAGTACGAAGCGCACCAGACACTTCTGAATTAGCAAGAACCTTACCtcagaaatacagaaggaaacTCATGTCGGACGAGGAGATTGAATATATTCAA cGTGGAGGTCCGGAATAA
- the KGD4 gene encoding alpha-ketoglutarate dehydrogenase component 4 isoform X2: MGSKMAAATRVVQVVKPHTPLIKFPDRKSSPRPQIQESLQASVTSLHASEAQQSVGGRSPPFQNISPVSRVRSAPDTSELARTLPQKYRRKLMSDEEIEYIQRGGPE, translated from the exons ATGGGCAGTAAGATGGCGGCCGCTACAAGGGTCGTTCAG GTAGTCAAGCCACATACTCCGTTAATTAAGTTCCCAGACAGAAAAAGTAGTCCCAGACCTCAAA TACAAGAATCTCTACAAGCAAGTGTGACATCTCTCCATGCTTCAGAGGCACAGCAGTCTGTAGGAGGCAGATCACCAccctttcaaaatatttcaccTGTCAGCAGAGTACGAAGCGCACCAGACACTTCTGAATTAGCAAGAACCTTACCtcagaaatacagaaggaaacTCATGTCGGACGAGGAGATTGAATATATTCAA cGTGGAGGTCCGGAATAA